CACCGCGCCGCCCGAGCCTTCCGGCAGGGCCAGGGCCAGCTTCTCCAGGCCCTTGAAGGTGACGGGGCCCTTCTGGGAGATGCCCTGCTCGTAGCGGGCGCGCGACGTGGACGCCGCGTTGTAGTCCCGCGGATCCGCCTGGCGGTTGAAGGCGCCCACCGTGAGGATGAGCAGGAACGTGGCGATGAGGAACGCGAAGTCACCGATGCGGTTGGTGACGAACGCCTTGCGGCCCGCCCACGCCTTCGCGCTGTCCGTGTACCAGAAGCCGATGAGCAGGTAGCTGGCCATACCGACGCCCTCCCAGCCCACGAAGAGCAGGACCAGGTTGTCGGCCATCACCAGCGTGAGCATCGCGGCGACGAAGAGGTTCAGGTACGCGAAGAAGCGCCAGTACCCATCGTCGTGCTCCATGTAGCTGGTGGAGTACAGGTGGATGAGGAAGCCGACGCCCGTGATGATGAGCAGCAGGATGCCCGACAGGTGGTCCACCAGCAGGCCGAAGTTCACCCGGAAGTCACCGGCGGCGAACCACGTCCCGTAGTCGTACGCGATGGCGTAGCGGATGGTGTCCCGCTCCAGGCCGAACGGGTTGGCCATGCTCACCACGCGGCCGCCGGCGGCGTCGCTGGTGGCCCAGAAGGCCAGCAGGCTCAGCACGAAGGCGCCGGCGATGGCGGAGCACGCCACCAGGTGCACGTTGGCCCGGCCCAGCCACTTGCCGAACACGCCGCACACGAACGCGCCCAGCAGCGGCAGCAGGATGATCAACCCCAGCGAGGGCGAAAACACCTCGGGGGGGATGGGTGCGGTTCTGAAGAACTCGACGAGGGATCCGTCCATGGGTGTGCTCAGGGGTGACGGGGCGTTAGTGCTTCATCGTCCGGATGTCGTCGACGTTCACGGACCCGCGACTGCGGAAGACCGCGATGACGATGGCCAGACCGATGGCCGCTTCCGCGGCCGCCACGGCGATGACGAAGAAGGCGGACACGTGGCCGGTGCCTTCGCCGTGCATGCGCGCGAAGGCCAGGAACGTGAGGTTGACCGCGTTGAGCATCAGCTCCACGCACATGAAGACGACCAGCGCGTTCGTGCGCACCAGCACGCCGAACATGCCCATGCAGAAGAGGGCCGCGGCCAGCAGGAGGTAGTAGGAGATGGGGACCATTGGGTTGTCCGGAAGGTCGCGAGGGTCAGATGCGGGACTTGGCCACCACCACCGCGCCCACCATGGCCACCAGCAGGAGCAGGCTGACCGCTTCGAAGGGCAGCAGCCAGGTGGTGAAGATGGTCTCGCCGATGGCCGCCATGGTGCCGAACGCCGCCTGGCCCTTCGCGTCCAGCTGCGCGGGCTGCGCGTTCATCCGGCCCAGCGTCACGGCCAGCACCGCGAGCAGGCCCACCGCGGAGGCGCCACCCAGGAGCCGCGTCGCCGTGGGCTTTCCGCGGTGGGGGGCGTCACCCAGGTTGAGCAGCATGATGACGAACAGGAAGAGCACCATGATGGCGCCCGCGTACACGAGCACCTGCACGGCGGCCACCGTGTGCGCCCAGAGCAGCACGTAGATGCCGGCCAGGAAGAAGAACGTCGATACCAGGGCCATGGCGGAGTTGATGGGGCTCCGCGCGGTGATGACCAGCCCCGCCGACAGCAGCGTCATGACGGCGAAGACGCCGAAGAGGACCAATTCGATGTTCAAGACCAGTCTCCGAAGGAACCCCAGGGGTGGTCACCGTACGGGCAGCGGTGCTCCCGTACGTGAGCCTCGAACTCGTCCCGGAACCGCATGAGGAAGGAGTGCGTGGGCAGCGCCGCCGCGTCACCCAGCGCGCAGATGGTGTTGCCCAGGCCGATGGGAGGGTAGGGCGCGATGGAGGAGGCGACGTTCGACAGCATGTCGATGTCGCTCATCTCCGCGCGGCCTTCCTCGATCTTGCGCAGGAGGCGCGTCTGCCACGGCGTGCCCTCGCGGCACGGGGTGCACTGGCCGCAGGACTCTTCCGCGTAGAAGCGGGCCACGCGCCAGAGGCTGCGCACCATGCAGGTGGCGTCGTCCATCACGATGACGCCGCCGGAGCCGGCCATCGTCTGCTTCATCTTCAGCGCCTCGAACTCCAGCGCCACGTCCAGTTCGTCCGCGCCCAGCACCGGCGCCGAGGAACCGCCCGGGATGACCGCCTTGACCTTGCGGCCCTTGGGCATGCCCTGGCCGTACTTGTCGTCGTGGATCAGCTCCAGGATGGTGGTGTGCATCCCCACCTCGTAGACGCCGGGGCGGTTCACGGAGCCGGACAGGCAGACCAGGTGCGTGCCGCCCGACTTGTCCGTGCCCAGCTTCGCGTACCAGTCCGCGCCCTTGGCGAGGATGGGAGGCACGCTGGCGAGCGTCTCCACGTTGTTCACCACCGTGGGGCAGCCGAAGAGGCCCACCACCGCGGGGAAGGGGGGCTTCAGGCGGGGCCAGCCCTTCTTGCCCTCCAGGGACTCCAGGAGCGCCGTCTCCTCGCCGCAGATGTACGCGCCCGCGCCGCGGACCAGGAAGCAGTCGAGCGCGAAGCCCTCCTTGCCCATCAGCGACTTGCCGAAGATGCCGGCCTTGTAGGCCTCGTCGATGGCCGCCTGGGTGCGCTCCGCCTGGAACTTGAACTCGCCGCGCAGGTACACGTAGCAGGTGTGCACGCCCAGCGCGTACGACGCGATGGCGATGCCCTCCAGCATCATGTGCGGGTCGTTCTCCAGGATGTAGCGGTCCTTGAAGGTGCCCGGCTCGGACTCGTCGCCGTTGACGGCCAGGTACTTGGGCTTGGGGCTGTCCTTGGGGACGAAGCTCCACTTCATGCCCGTGGGGAAGCCCGCGCCGCCGCGGCCGCGGAGGTTGGACTTCTTCACCTCGTCGATGATGGCGGCGGGCTCCATGGAGAGCGCGCGCTTGAGCCCGTCATAGCCGCCGCGCGAGCGGTAGCTGTCCAGGGTCCAGGACTGGGGCTTGCCCCAGGCCGCCGAGATGACGGCTTCGACCGTCTTTGCCGTAGAGGCCATGGATGAACGTCCTAGGAAAGCGAGGGGGAGGAGGGGCGACTCACGACAGCCGGGCCAGGATGGCGTCCAGCTTCGCCTGGGTGAGGCGCTCGTGGTGATCCTCGTTGATCTGCAGGCAGGGCGCCGTTCCGCAGGACGCCAGGCACTCCGTCTCGCGCAGGGTGAACTTGTCGTTCGTCTCCCCGGCGGTCAGGCCCAGCTTCTGCTCCAGGTACGCGAGCATCTTCTCCGCGCCCCAGAGGGAGCAGGAGAGGTTCGTGCAGACGTCGATGACGTACTTGCCCGGCTTCTTGAGGTGGTACATCACGTAGAA
This DNA window, taken from Corallococcus coralloides DSM 2259, encodes the following:
- the nuoK gene encoding NADH-quinone oxidoreductase subunit NuoK; the protein is MVPISYYLLLAAALFCMGMFGVLVRTNALVVFMCVELMLNAVNLTFLAFARMHGEGTGHVSAFFVIAVAAAEAAIGLAIVIAVFRSRGSVNVDDIRTMKH
- a CDS encoding NADH-quinone oxidoreductase subunit J, with protein sequence MNIELVLFGVFAVMTLLSAGLVITARSPINSAMALVSTFFFLAGIYVLLWAHTVAAVQVLVYAGAIMVLFLFVIMLLNLGDAPHRGKPTATRLLGGASAVGLLAVLAVTLGRMNAQPAQLDAKGQAAFGTMAAIGETIFTTWLLPFEAVSLLLLVAMVGAVVVAKSRI
- the nuoF gene encoding NADH-quinone oxidoreductase subunit NuoF — its product is MASTAKTVEAVISAAWGKPQSWTLDSYRSRGGYDGLKRALSMEPAAIIDEVKKSNLRGRGGAGFPTGMKWSFVPKDSPKPKYLAVNGDESEPGTFKDRYILENDPHMMLEGIAIASYALGVHTCYVYLRGEFKFQAERTQAAIDEAYKAGIFGKSLMGKEGFALDCFLVRGAGAYICGEETALLESLEGKKGWPRLKPPFPAVVGLFGCPTVVNNVETLASVPPILAKGADWYAKLGTDKSGGTHLVCLSGSVNRPGVYEVGMHTTILELIHDDKYGQGMPKGRKVKAVIPGGSSAPVLGADELDVALEFEALKMKQTMAGSGGVIVMDDATCMVRSLWRVARFYAEESCGQCTPCREGTPWQTRLLRKIEEGRAEMSDIDMLSNVASSIAPYPPIGLGNTICALGDAAALPTHSFLMRFRDEFEAHVREHRCPYGDHPWGSFGDWS
- the nuoE gene encoding complex I 24 kDa subunit family protein, whose amino-acid sequence is MAEPLFTPEEQKKFDAGIAEILSHYPSDRKSAGMLPALRLLQDLKGWLPPDGLRLVAKSLEVTPERAYEVASFYVMYHLKKPGKYVIDVCTNLSCSLWGAEKMLAYLEQKLGLTAGETNDKFTLRETECLASCGTAPCLQINEDHHERLTQAKLDAILARLS